A window of the Juglans microcarpa x Juglans regia isolate MS1-56 chromosome 5D, Jm3101_v1.0, whole genome shotgun sequence genome harbors these coding sequences:
- the LOC121264868 gene encoding uncharacterized protein LOC121264868 isoform X1, which translates to MERNLGKGTVDQRKNYEQIYTSGETRNEGLGSANQRFFPDLSSNINTNLRPPDYNMSVGARPVLNFSIQTGEEFALEFMRERVNPRQQFVPSTYGVLGMSHTGSESGSENAILSSVENAHIQGFERKGPSSHEDKSYYDSLQSVPRTSSRNDISQGFHGYASSGALDSSSTKVKFLCSFGGKILPRPSDGKLRYVGGETRIIQIRKDISWQDLVQKMLNIYNQTNSIKYQLPGEDLDALVSVSSDEDLQNMMEECNDGLQDGGSKKLRVFLFCNGDLEDAEFGLGNTEGDSEIQYVVAVNGMDLGLRKNSIALASASGNNLDELISLNVERGSGRAAPELAAASTAHLAVDTPLSTGQSSQPLLPSSSSAYESNSYPYQGQRNHHGEAGQHFFSPFQPLESFPKKDEKSTVSLSVALQYGYGSDHSNHATAGENLAPTPVHSHLTQQGGLTGQLHRFHLQDPEVSGKEMKLKRDSSAHKLNEPDKTQLQEKEASSKEAKMSRESSLQKINETNKDQIFDHDYPVSSYPRDFSVLSHISGEEVLVTNSAADIGSSLVSMKSNKKLQEPILNKMSAEGLNDGTKNNKDVHFFASGGQITLGYGGSEAYQTDFSYLEAPLVPPPVFHSEPIPRELSELNRLSKSDDSLGPQFLITQARSDHSQPITESVDKLHDGHVAFQAECSNSSPQPLFTDTQNVEDELVKLEKYINDIHFNISEDKLESKFQKSNLRHMQINPEDERGMAWIKENYKDHSINSKEDDNLNNLMLSQGTSDKHMEGSALRPQEFEWSEMATSKNSGNNGMANAEPLAWAEKPARGVPRGEAPVVGNPEQGDILIDINDRFPHDFLSDIFSKARISQNLSGMGPLPSDGTGLSLNMENHEPKHWSYFRKLAQDEFVRKDISLMDQDHLGFLSSLTNEEGAPIDYSYPPMKSDGVAALDQNDSQIHLDEEFQLGSSGVIGPNTMNLQPDYSPELKGNGSVQLDEVIPRMPESDYEDVKLDIQNAGAPLADLSLADFDINTLQIIKNEDLEELRELGSGSFGTVYHGKWRGSDVAIKRIKKICFTGRSSEQERLTTEFWREAEILSKLHHPNVVAFYGVVQDGPGGTLATVTEFMVNGSLRHVLLSKDRQLDHRKRLIIAMDAAFGMEYLHSKNIVHFDLKCDNLLVNLKDPLRPICKVGDFGLSKIKRNTLVTGGVRGTLPWMAPELLNGSSSMVSEKVDVFSFGIVLWEILTCEEPYANMHYGAIIGGIVNNTLRPPVPSFCDPEWRLLMEQCWAPDPVARPSFTEIARRLRVMSTACQTKPQGHQPQNQVPK; encoded by the exons ATGGAGCGAAATCTGGGAAAGGGTACGGTGGACCAACGGAAGAACTATGAACAAATTTACACCAGTGGTGAAACTAGAAATGAGGGACTTGGGTCTGCAAACCAAAGATTTTTCCCCGATCTGTCGAGTAATATCAACACCAACTTGCGACCTCCAGATTACAATATGTCGGTTGGAGCAAGACCTGTGCTGAATTTCTCCATTCAAACTGGTGAGGAGTTTGCTCTTGAATTTATGCGGGAAAGGGTGAATCCTAGGCAGCAGTTTGTTCCAAGTACTTATGGTGTGCTGGGAATGAGCCACACAGGTTCAGAAAGTGGGTCTGAAAATGCAATACTCAGTTCAGTAGAAAATGCTCACATTCAGGGTTTTGAGAGAAAGGGACCTTCCTCACACGAGGACAAAAGTTATTATGATTCATTGCAGTCAGTGCCCCGAACCTCGTCAAGGAATGACATTAGTCAAGGATTTCATGGTTATGCCTCTTCAGGGGCCCTTGATAGCTCATCAACAAAGGTGAAGTTCCTCTGCAGCTTTGGCGGGAAGATTTTGCCTCGTCCCAGCGATGGAAAGCTTAGATATGTTGGTGGAGAGACACGCATTATCCAGATTAGGAAGGATATTTCTTGGCAAGATCTTGTgcagaaaatgttgaatatttACAACCAAactaattcaataaaatatcagcTTCCTGGTGAGGATCTTGATGCATTAGTGTCCGTATCTTCTGATGAGGACCTGCAAAACATGATGGAAGAATGTAATGATGGCCTGCAAGATGGGGGATCAAAGAAGCTAAGGGTGTTCCTGTTTTGCAATGGTGATTTGGAGGATGCTGAGTTTGGTCTCGGAAACACTGAGGGTGATTCTGAGATTCAGTATGTTGTTGCTGTGAATGGAATGGATTTAGGTTTGAGAAAGAACTCAATTGCTTTGGCAAGTGCTTCAGGAAATAACTTGGATGAGTTAATCAGCCTAAATGTTGAAAGGGGGAGTGGTCGAGCTGCACCAGAATTAGCTGCTGCCAGCACTGCACATTTGGCAGTTGATACACCTTTGTCCACTGGTCAGTCTTCTCAGCCTCTGCTACCAAGCTCATCTAGTGCTTACGAATCCAATTCATATCCTTATCAGGGACAAAGGAATCATCATGGAGAAGCTGGACAgcattttttctctcctttccagCCTTTGGAGAGCTTCCCTAAGAAAGATGAAAAGAGTACTGTTTCCTTGTCAGTTGCATTACAATATGGTTATGGTTCTGATCATTCTAACCATGCCACTGCTGGAGAGAATTTAGCTCCAACACCTGTCCATAGCCATCTGACTCAGCAGGGAGGTTTGACTGGGCAGCTGCATCGTTTTCATTTACAAGATCCTGAAGTATCTGGAAAAGAGATGAAGCTGAAAAGAGATAGCTCAGCCCATAAGCTAAATGAACCTGATAAAACTCAATTGCAGGAGAAGGAAGCATCATCAAAGGAGGCAAAAATGAGTAGGGAAAGCtcactccaaaaaataaatgaaacaaacaAAGATCAAATTTTTGACCATGATTATCCTGTTTCTTCCTATCCACGTGATTTTTCTGTTCTGAGTCATATTTCTGGTGAAGAAGTGTTGGTTACCAATTCCGCTGCAGACATAGGATCATCCTTGGTGTCtatgaaaagcaataaaaaGCTCCAGGAACCCATACTGAATAAAATGTCAGCTGAAGGTTTAAATGATGGGACAAAGAATAACAAAGATGTCCATTTTTTTGCATCTGGTGGACAAATCACTCTGGGATATGGTGGCTCTGAGGCTTATCAAACTGACTTTAGCTACCTTGAAGCACCGCTGGTTCCTCCACCGGTTTTTCATTCTGAGCCAATTCCCAGGGAGCTGTCAGAATTGAACCGCTTGTCCAAGTCTGATGATTCTTTAGGTCCTCAGTTTCTGATAACTCAAGCACGTTCTGATCATTCTCAGCCAATTACCGAATCAGTTGATAAGTTGCATGATGGACATGTGGCTTTTCAGGCTGAGTGTTCCAACTCATCTCCACAACCTCTGTTTACAGATACTCAGAATGTTGAAGATGAACTGGTGAAGCTTGAAAAGTATATCAATGACATACACTTTAATATTTCTGAGGATAAGCTTGAGTCAAAGTTTCAGAAATCTAATTTGAGACATATGCAGATTAATCCTGAGGATGAACGTGGAATGGCCTGGATAAAAGAAAACTACAAAGATCACTCTATAAACAGTAAAGAAGATGATAACTTGAATAATCTAATGTTAAGTCAAGGTACATCTGACAAGCACATGGAAGGTTCTGCTTTAAGGCCACAAGAATTTGAATGGAGTGAGATGGCTACCAGTAAGAATAGTGGGAATAACGGTATGGCCAATGCAGAGCCCTTGGCTTGGGCCGAGAAGCCAGCTAGAGGCGTTCCTCGAGGTGAGGCCCCTGTTGTTGGTAATCCAGAGCAGGGAGATATTCTTATTGATATAAATGATCGCTTTCCTCATGATTTCCTGTCTGATATATTCTCAAAGGCGAGAATATCACAGAACCTCTCTGGTATGGGCCCACTACCTAGTGACGGAACTGGCTTGAGCTTGAACATGGAGAATCATGAGCCCAAGCACTGGTCATATTTTCGAAAGTTGGCCCAGGATGAGTTTGTCAGAAAAGATATTTCCCTTATGGATCAGGATCATTTAGGCTTCTTGTCCTCACTCACAAATGAGGAAGGGGCTCCTATAGATTACAGCTATCCACCAATGAAGTCTGACGGGGTGGCAGCTCTAGATCAAAATGACTCCCAAATCCATTTGGATGAAGAATTTCAACTAGGGTCATCTGGTGTTATCGGACCCAACACCATGAATTTGCAACCAGATTACAGTCCTGAGCTCAAGGGAAATGGAAGTGTGCAGTTGGATGAGGTTATCCCCAGAATGCCAGAATCGGATTATGAG GATGTGAAGTTGGATATTCAGAATGCCGGTGCACCTCTTGCTGATCTTTCTCTGGCAGATTTTGATATTAACACCTTGCAG ATCATTAAGAATGAAGATCTTGAAGAGCTAAGGGAATTGGGTTCTGGCAGTTTTGGGACAGTTTATCATGGAAAATGGAGAGGATCAGATGTTGCCATTAAgcgaataaaaaaaatctgtttcaCGGGTCGCTCATCTGAGCAGGAAAGATTG ACCACGGAGTTCTGGCGTGAAGCTGAAATTCTTTCAAAGCTTCACCATCCTAATGTGGTGGCATTTTATGGGGTGGTTCAAGATGGGCCTGGAGGAACACTAGCCACTGTGACTGAGTTCATGGTGAATGGCTCTCTTAGACATGTTTTGCTAAGCAAGGATAG GCAACTCGACCATCGCAAGCGACTCATTATTGCAATGGATGCTGCTTTTGGAATGGAATATTTGCATTCCaaaaatattgttcattttGATTTGAAGTGTGACAACTTGCTTGTCAACTTGAAAGATCCTTTACGACCTATTTGCAAG GTAGGGGATTTTGGCttgtcaaaaattaaaagaaataccttgGTGACTGGTGGTGTAAGGGGAACCCTTCCATGGATGGCTCCAGAGCTATTGAATGGGAGCAGTAGTATGGTTTCTGAAAAG GTTGATGTGTTCTCGTTTGGAATTGTCCTTTGGGAGATTCTCACCTGTGAGGAGCCTTATGCCAATATGCACTACGGAGCAATCATAG GAGGCATAGTGAACAACACGTTAAGACCACCTGTGCCAAGCTTCTGCGATCCTGAATGGCGACTTCTAATGGAGCAGTGTTGGGCCCCTGACCCAGTGGCCCGCCCATCATTCACGGAGATTGCTCGACGGTTACGTGTGATGTCAACAGCATGCCAAACTAAGCCACAGGGTCATCAGCCACAGAACCAGGTGCCCAAGTGA
- the LOC121264868 gene encoding uncharacterized protein LOC121264868 isoform X2 gives MERNLGKGTVDQRKNYEQIYTSGETRNEGLGSANQRFFPDLSSNINTNLRPPDYNMSVGARPVLNFSIQTGEEFALEFMRERVNPRQQFVPSTYGVLGMSHTGSESGSENAILSSVENAHIQGFERKGPSSHEDKSYYDSLQSVPRTSSRNDISQGFHGYASSGALDSSSTKVKFLCSFGGKILPRPSDGKLRYVGGETRIIQIRKDISWQDLVQKMLNIYNQTNSIKYQLPGEDLDALVSVSSDEDLQNMMEECNDGLQDGGSKKLRVFLFCNGDLEDAEFGLGNTEGDSEIQYVVAVNGMDLGLRKNSIALASASGNNLDELISLNVERGSGRAAPELAAASTAHLAVDTPLSTGQSSQPLLPSSSSAYESNSYPYQGQRNHHGEAGQHFFSPFQPLESFPKKDEKSTVSLSVALQYGYGSDHSNHATAGENLAPTPVHSHLTQQGGLTGQLHRFHLQDPEVSGKEMKLKRDSSAHKLNEPDKTQLQEKEASSKEAKMSRESSLQKINETNKDQIFDHDYPVSSYPRDFSVLSHISGEEVLVTNSAADIGSSLVSMKSNKKLQEPILNKMSAEGLNDGTKNNKDVHFFASGGQITLGYGGSEAYQTDFSYLEAPLVPPPVFHSEPIPRELSELNRLSKSDDSLGPQFLITQARSDHSQPITESVDKLHDGHVAFQAECSNSSPQPLFTDTQNVEDELVKLEKYINDIHFNISEDKLESKFQKSNLRHMQINPEDERGMAWIKENYKDHSINSKEDDNLNNLMLSQGTSDKHMEGSALRPQEFEWSEMATSKNSGNNGMANAEPLAWAEKPARGVPRGEAPVVGNPEQGDILIDINDRFPHDFLSDIFSKARISQNLSGMGPLPSDGTGLSLNMENHEPKHWSYFRKLAQDEFVRKDISLMDQDHLGFLSSLTNEEGAPIDYSYPPMKSDGVAALDQNDSQIHLDEEFQLGSSGVIGPNTMNLQPDYSPELKGNGSVQLDEVIPRMPESDYEDVKLDIQNAGAPLADLSLADFDINTLQIIKNEDLEELRELGSGSFGTVYHGKWRGSDVAIKRIKKICFTGRSSEQERL, from the exons ATGGAGCGAAATCTGGGAAAGGGTACGGTGGACCAACGGAAGAACTATGAACAAATTTACACCAGTGGTGAAACTAGAAATGAGGGACTTGGGTCTGCAAACCAAAGATTTTTCCCCGATCTGTCGAGTAATATCAACACCAACTTGCGACCTCCAGATTACAATATGTCGGTTGGAGCAAGACCTGTGCTGAATTTCTCCATTCAAACTGGTGAGGAGTTTGCTCTTGAATTTATGCGGGAAAGGGTGAATCCTAGGCAGCAGTTTGTTCCAAGTACTTATGGTGTGCTGGGAATGAGCCACACAGGTTCAGAAAGTGGGTCTGAAAATGCAATACTCAGTTCAGTAGAAAATGCTCACATTCAGGGTTTTGAGAGAAAGGGACCTTCCTCACACGAGGACAAAAGTTATTATGATTCATTGCAGTCAGTGCCCCGAACCTCGTCAAGGAATGACATTAGTCAAGGATTTCATGGTTATGCCTCTTCAGGGGCCCTTGATAGCTCATCAACAAAGGTGAAGTTCCTCTGCAGCTTTGGCGGGAAGATTTTGCCTCGTCCCAGCGATGGAAAGCTTAGATATGTTGGTGGAGAGACACGCATTATCCAGATTAGGAAGGATATTTCTTGGCAAGATCTTGTgcagaaaatgttgaatatttACAACCAAactaattcaataaaatatcagcTTCCTGGTGAGGATCTTGATGCATTAGTGTCCGTATCTTCTGATGAGGACCTGCAAAACATGATGGAAGAATGTAATGATGGCCTGCAAGATGGGGGATCAAAGAAGCTAAGGGTGTTCCTGTTTTGCAATGGTGATTTGGAGGATGCTGAGTTTGGTCTCGGAAACACTGAGGGTGATTCTGAGATTCAGTATGTTGTTGCTGTGAATGGAATGGATTTAGGTTTGAGAAAGAACTCAATTGCTTTGGCAAGTGCTTCAGGAAATAACTTGGATGAGTTAATCAGCCTAAATGTTGAAAGGGGGAGTGGTCGAGCTGCACCAGAATTAGCTGCTGCCAGCACTGCACATTTGGCAGTTGATACACCTTTGTCCACTGGTCAGTCTTCTCAGCCTCTGCTACCAAGCTCATCTAGTGCTTACGAATCCAATTCATATCCTTATCAGGGACAAAGGAATCATCATGGAGAAGCTGGACAgcattttttctctcctttccagCCTTTGGAGAGCTTCCCTAAGAAAGATGAAAAGAGTACTGTTTCCTTGTCAGTTGCATTACAATATGGTTATGGTTCTGATCATTCTAACCATGCCACTGCTGGAGAGAATTTAGCTCCAACACCTGTCCATAGCCATCTGACTCAGCAGGGAGGTTTGACTGGGCAGCTGCATCGTTTTCATTTACAAGATCCTGAAGTATCTGGAAAAGAGATGAAGCTGAAAAGAGATAGCTCAGCCCATAAGCTAAATGAACCTGATAAAACTCAATTGCAGGAGAAGGAAGCATCATCAAAGGAGGCAAAAATGAGTAGGGAAAGCtcactccaaaaaataaatgaaacaaacaAAGATCAAATTTTTGACCATGATTATCCTGTTTCTTCCTATCCACGTGATTTTTCTGTTCTGAGTCATATTTCTGGTGAAGAAGTGTTGGTTACCAATTCCGCTGCAGACATAGGATCATCCTTGGTGTCtatgaaaagcaataaaaaGCTCCAGGAACCCATACTGAATAAAATGTCAGCTGAAGGTTTAAATGATGGGACAAAGAATAACAAAGATGTCCATTTTTTTGCATCTGGTGGACAAATCACTCTGGGATATGGTGGCTCTGAGGCTTATCAAACTGACTTTAGCTACCTTGAAGCACCGCTGGTTCCTCCACCGGTTTTTCATTCTGAGCCAATTCCCAGGGAGCTGTCAGAATTGAACCGCTTGTCCAAGTCTGATGATTCTTTAGGTCCTCAGTTTCTGATAACTCAAGCACGTTCTGATCATTCTCAGCCAATTACCGAATCAGTTGATAAGTTGCATGATGGACATGTGGCTTTTCAGGCTGAGTGTTCCAACTCATCTCCACAACCTCTGTTTACAGATACTCAGAATGTTGAAGATGAACTGGTGAAGCTTGAAAAGTATATCAATGACATACACTTTAATATTTCTGAGGATAAGCTTGAGTCAAAGTTTCAGAAATCTAATTTGAGACATATGCAGATTAATCCTGAGGATGAACGTGGAATGGCCTGGATAAAAGAAAACTACAAAGATCACTCTATAAACAGTAAAGAAGATGATAACTTGAATAATCTAATGTTAAGTCAAGGTACATCTGACAAGCACATGGAAGGTTCTGCTTTAAGGCCACAAGAATTTGAATGGAGTGAGATGGCTACCAGTAAGAATAGTGGGAATAACGGTATGGCCAATGCAGAGCCCTTGGCTTGGGCCGAGAAGCCAGCTAGAGGCGTTCCTCGAGGTGAGGCCCCTGTTGTTGGTAATCCAGAGCAGGGAGATATTCTTATTGATATAAATGATCGCTTTCCTCATGATTTCCTGTCTGATATATTCTCAAAGGCGAGAATATCACAGAACCTCTCTGGTATGGGCCCACTACCTAGTGACGGAACTGGCTTGAGCTTGAACATGGAGAATCATGAGCCCAAGCACTGGTCATATTTTCGAAAGTTGGCCCAGGATGAGTTTGTCAGAAAAGATATTTCCCTTATGGATCAGGATCATTTAGGCTTCTTGTCCTCACTCACAAATGAGGAAGGGGCTCCTATAGATTACAGCTATCCACCAATGAAGTCTGACGGGGTGGCAGCTCTAGATCAAAATGACTCCCAAATCCATTTGGATGAAGAATTTCAACTAGGGTCATCTGGTGTTATCGGACCCAACACCATGAATTTGCAACCAGATTACAGTCCTGAGCTCAAGGGAAATGGAAGTGTGCAGTTGGATGAGGTTATCCCCAGAATGCCAGAATCGGATTATGAG GATGTGAAGTTGGATATTCAGAATGCCGGTGCACCTCTTGCTGATCTTTCTCTGGCAGATTTTGATATTAACACCTTGCAG ATCATTAAGAATGAAGATCTTGAAGAGCTAAGGGAATTGGGTTCTGGCAGTTTTGGGACAGTTTATCATGGAAAATGGAGAGGATCAGATGTTGCCATTAAgcgaataaaaaaaatctgtttcaCGGGTCGCTCATCTGAGCAGGAAAGATTG TAA
- the LOC121264869 gene encoding potassium transporter 10-like, with protein MQMASRAQAGENIDRRGSMWILDQKLDQPMEEEAKRLRNMYKEKKFSALLVLQLAFQSLGVVYGDLGTSPLYVFYNTFSDRIEDPEDLIGALSLIIYSLSLVPLLKYVFIVCRANDNGQGGTFALYSLLCRHANIKIIPNQEETDEDLTTYSRSVFPEQSFAARTKRWLEGNAFKKNALLVLVLIGSCMVIGDGILTPAISVLSAVGGINVGHTVISNDIVVLVAVVIIVGLFSMQHFGTDKVGWLFAPVVLVWFILIGGIGIFNIWRYDSSVLKAFSPVYIYRYFKRGGRGSWTSLGGIMLSITGTEALFADLSHFPVSSIQIAFTVIVFPCLLLSYSGQAAYLLKNPDNVVGAFYHSIPDSIYWPVFLVATGAAVVASQATISATFSLVKQALALGCFPRVKIIHTSKRFHNQIYIPDINWILMILCIAVTVGFKNQTQIGNASGTAVVIVMLVTTLLMTLIMILVWRCHWIIVLIFTGLSLVVECTYFSAVLLKVNQGGWVPLVIAAAFYIIMYVWHYGTAKRYETELHSKVSMAWILGLGPSLGLVRVPGIGLVYSELASGVPHIFSHFITNLPALHSVVVFVCVKYLPVHKVPEEERFLVKRIGPKSFHMFRCVARYGYQDHHKKDTDFEKKLFDSLYLFIRLESLMEGCSDSDVSSLLGEETVQSDNTLVKCNDNTPHSNLGNTVSSSDSIVLVNSLSHTNNRISEIEMDELEFLNNCRDIGVVHILGNTVVKARRDSKFYKRIAIDHIYAFLRKICRENSAIFNVPQESLLNVGQILYV; from the exons ATGCAAATGGCTTCAAGAGCACAGGCTGGTGAAAACATTGATAGAAGAGGTAGCATGTGGATTTTGGATCAGAAGCTTGATCAGCCCATGGAGGAGGAAGCTAAGAGGCTTAGAAATATGTACAAGGAAAAG AAATTTTCGGCATTATTGGTTCTACAACTTGCATTCCAAAGCCTTGGAGTAGTCTATGGAGATTTGGGCACGTCTCCCTTGTATGTTTTCTACAACACATTCTCTGATCGAATTGAAGACCCTGAGGATTTGATCGGAGCCCTATCATTGATTATATATTCCCTTAGCCTTGTTCCACTCCTCAAGTATGTTTTTATCGTTTGTAGAGCAAATGACAATGGTCAAG GTGGAACCTTTGCTCTTTATTCACTACTCTGTCGACATGCAAACATAAAGATTATTCCCAATCAAGAAGAGACTGATGAAGATCTAACAACGTATAGCCGCTCTGTATTCCCTGAGCAATCATTTGCTGCAAGAACCAAAAGGTGGTTGGAGGGAAATGCATTCAAGAAAAATGCGCTTCTTGTTCTCGTACTTATTGGCTCTTGCATGGTGATTGGGGATGGTATTCTGACTCCAGCTATATCGG TTCTATCTGCTGTTGGCGGGATAAATGTGGGTCACACCGTGATAAGCAATG ATATAGTTGTGCTTGTTGCAGTTGTCATAATAGTAGGTTTATTTAGCATGCAACACTTTGGTACCGATAAGGTTGGTTGGTTATTTGCCCCAGTCGTGCTTGTCTGGTTTATCTTAATTGGAGGTATTGGCATATTCAATATTTGGCGATACGATAGCAGTGTATTGAAAGCCTTTTCTCCGGTGTATATATATCGTTATTTTAAAAGGGGAGGGAGAGGTAGTTGGACATCCCTGGGAGGTATTATGCTCAGTATAACAG GAACAGAGGCACTTTTTGCCGACCTATCCCATTTTCCAGTTTCATCCATACAGATTGCGTTCACAGTAATTGTATTTCCTTGCCTTCTTTTATCGTATTCTGGACAAGCAGCGTACCTTTTGAAGAACCCAGATAATGTAGTGGGTgcattttatcattctattccAG ATAGCATATATTGGCCAGTGTTTCTTGTTGCAACTGGAGCTGCTGTTGTTGCAAGTCAGGCTACTATATCTGCAACTTTTTCATTAGTCAAGCAGGCCCTTGCACTTGGTTGTTTCCCAAGAGTGAAAATTATACATACCTCAAAAAGGTTCCATAACCAGATATATATTCCAGACATTAACTGGATTCTCATGATTCTTTGCATTGCAGTAACGGTTGGATTCAAAAACCAAACCCAAATTGGAAATGCTTCTG GGACAGCAGTTGTGATAGTCATGCTCGTGACCACATTGCTTATGACTCTAATCATGATATTGGTGTGGCGCTGCCATTGGATAATTGTGCTGATCTTCACTGGCTTATCACTGGTTGTGGAGTGCACTTACTTTTCTGCTGTACTATTGAAGGTCAATCAAGGTGGTTGGGTTCCTCTTGTGATTGCAGCAGCCTTTTATATCATCATGTATGTTTGGCATTATGGTACAGCTAAACGCTATGAGACTGAGTTGCACAGTAAGGTTTCAATGGCCTGGATTCTCGGGCTTGGCCCCAGTTTGGGACTTGTCCGGGTCCCTGGGATAGGACTAGTGTACAGTGAACTAGCCAGTGGAGTACCCCACATATTTTCTCACTTCATCACCAACCTACCTGCTCTTCACTCTGTGGTTGTGTTTGTCTGTGTGAAGTACCTTCCTGTCCACAAGGTCCCAGAAGAAGAGAGGTTCCTTGTAAAGCGGATTGGACCCAAGAGTTTTCATATGTTCCGTTGTGTTGCTAGATATGGCTATCAAGACCACCACAAAAAAGATACCGATTTTGAGAAGAAGCTCTTTGATAGCCTCTACCTGTTTATTCGACTCGAGTCCTTGATGGAAGGATGTTCCGACTCTGATGTGTCTAGTTTGCTTGGTGAGGAAACTGTCCAATCAGATAACACCCTTGTTAAGTGTAATGACAACACACCTCACTCCAATTTGGGCAACACAGTCTCATCATCAGACTCCATTGTGCTCGTTAATTCTTTGTCTCACACAAACAATAGAATCAGCGAGATTGAGATGGATGAGTTAGAATTCTTGAATAACTGCAGAGATATTGGGGTAGTACACATTCTGGGGAATACGGTAGTGAAAGCTAGGAGGGATTCAAAGTTCTACAAGAGGATAGCTATTGATCACATATATGCATTTCTTAGGAAGATCTGCAGGGAAAATAGTGCGATCTTCAATGTTCCTCAAGAGAGTCTCTTGAACGTCGGGCAGATATTGTATGTATGA